The following coding sequences are from one Sciurus carolinensis chromosome 11, mSciCar1.2, whole genome shotgun sequence window:
- the Cpsf7 gene encoding cleavage and polyadenylation specificity factor subunit 7 isoform X1 gives MSEGVDLIDIYADEEFNQDPEFNNTDQIDLYDDVLTATSQPSDDRSSSTEPPPPVRQEPSPKPNNKTPAILYTYSGLRNRRAAVYVGSFSWWTTDQQLIQVIRSIGVYDVVELKFAENRANGQSKGYAEVVVASENSVHKLLELLPGKVLNGEKVDVRPATRQNLSQFEAQARKRECVRVPRGGIPPRAHSRDSSDSADGRATPSENLVPSSARVDKPPSVLPYFNRPPSALPLMGLPPPPIPPPPPLSSSFGVPPPPPGIHYQHLMPPPPRLPPHLAVPPPGAIPPALHLNPAFFPPPNATVGPPPDTYMKASTPYNHHGSRDSGPPPSTVSEAEFEEIMKRNRAISSSAISKAVSGASAGDYSDAIETLLTAIAVIKQSRVANDERCRVLISSLKDCLHGIEAKSYSVGASGSSSRKRHRSRERSPSRSRESSRRHRDLLHNEDRHDDYFQERNREHERHRDRERDRHH, from the exons ATGTCAGAAGGAGTGGACTTGATTGATATATACGCTGATGAGGAGTTCAATCAG GATCCTGAGTTCAACAATACAGATCAGATTGACCTGTATGATGATGTGCTGACAGCCACCTCACAGCCCTCAGATGACAGAAGCAGCAGCACTGAGCCACCACCTCCTGTTCGCCAGGAGCCATCTCCTAAGCCCAACAACAAGACCCCTGCAATTCTCTATACCTACAGTGGCCTGCGTAATAGACGAGCAGCTGTCTATGTGGGCAGTTTCTCCTGG TGGACCACAGACCAGCAGCTGATCCAGGTTATTCGCTCTATAGGAGTCTACGATGTGGTGGAGTTGAAATTTGCAGAGAATCGAGCAAATGGACAGTCCAAAGG gtATGCTGAGGTGGTGGTAGCCTCTGAAAACTCTGTTCACAAATTATTAGAACTACTGCCTGGAAAagttcttaatggagaaaaagtggATGTGAGGCCAGCCACCCGACAGAACCTGTCACAGTTTGAGGCACAGGCTCGGAAACGTGAGTGCGTCCGAGTCCCAAGAGGGG GAATACCTCCACGGGCCCACTCTCGAGATTCTAGTGATTCTGCTGATGGACGGGCCACACCCTCTGAGAACCTTGTACCCTCATCTGCTCGTGTGGATAAGCCCCCCAGCGTGCTGCCCTACTTCAATCGCCCTCCTTCAGCCCTTCCCCTGATGggtctgcccccacccccaattccACCCCCACCACCTCTCTCTTCAAGCTTTGgggtccctcctcctcctcctggcatcCACTACCAGCATCTCATGCCCCCCCCTCCTCGATTACCTCCTCATCTGGCTGTACCTCCCCCCGGGGCCATTCCACCTGCCCTTCACCTCAATCCAGCCTTCTTCCCCCCACCAAATGCTACAGTGGGGCCTCCACCAGATACTTACATGAAGGCCTCAACACCCTATAACCACCATGGCAG CCGAGATTCGGGCCCTCCGCCCTCTACAGTGAGTGAAGCTGAATTTGAAGAGATCATGAAGCGAAACAGAGCAATTTCCAGCAGTGCCATTTCCAAAGCAGTGTCTGGAGCCAGTGCAG GGGATTACAGTGATGCAATTGAGACCCTGCTCACAGCCATTGCCGTTATCAAACAGTCCCGGGTCGCCAATGATGAGCGTTGCCGTGTCCTCATCTCCTCTCTTAAGGACTGTCTTCATGGCATTGAGGCCAAGTCCTACAGTGTGGGTGCCAGCGGGAGCTCTTCCAG GAAAAGACATCGGTCCAGGGAAAGGTCACCCAGCCGGTCCCGGGAAAGCAGCAGAAGGCACCGGGATCTGCTTCATAATGAAGATCGACATGATGATTATTTCCAAGAAAGGAACCGGGAGCATGAGAGACATCGGGATAGAGAGCGGGACCGGCACCACTGA
- the Cpsf7 gene encoding cleavage and polyadenylation specificity factor subunit 7 isoform X2, which translates to MSEGVDLIDIYADEEFNQDPEFNNTDQIDLYDDVLTATSQPSDDRSSSTEPPPPVRQEPSPKPNNKTPAILYTYSGLRNRRAAVYVGSFSWWTTDQQLIQVIRSIGVYDVVELKFAENRANGQSKGYAEVVVASENSVHKLLELLPGKVLNGEKVDVRPATRQNLSQFEAQARKRIPPRAHSRDSSDSADGRATPSENLVPSSARVDKPPSVLPYFNRPPSALPLMGLPPPPIPPPPPLSSSFGVPPPPPGIHYQHLMPPPPRLPPHLAVPPPGAIPPALHLNPAFFPPPNATVGPPPDTYMKASTPYNHHGSRDSGPPPSTVSEAEFEEIMKRNRAISSSAISKAVSGASAGDYSDAIETLLTAIAVIKQSRVANDERCRVLISSLKDCLHGIEAKSYSVGASGSSSRKRHRSRERSPSRSRESSRRHRDLLHNEDRHDDYFQERNREHERHRDRERDRHH; encoded by the exons ATGTCAGAAGGAGTGGACTTGATTGATATATACGCTGATGAGGAGTTCAATCAG GATCCTGAGTTCAACAATACAGATCAGATTGACCTGTATGATGATGTGCTGACAGCCACCTCACAGCCCTCAGATGACAGAAGCAGCAGCACTGAGCCACCACCTCCTGTTCGCCAGGAGCCATCTCCTAAGCCCAACAACAAGACCCCTGCAATTCTCTATACCTACAGTGGCCTGCGTAATAGACGAGCAGCTGTCTATGTGGGCAGTTTCTCCTGG TGGACCACAGACCAGCAGCTGATCCAGGTTATTCGCTCTATAGGAGTCTACGATGTGGTGGAGTTGAAATTTGCAGAGAATCGAGCAAATGGACAGTCCAAAGG gtATGCTGAGGTGGTGGTAGCCTCTGAAAACTCTGTTCACAAATTATTAGAACTACTGCCTGGAAAagttcttaatggagaaaaagtggATGTGAGGCCAGCCACCCGACAGAACCTGTCACAGTTTGAGGCACAGGCTCGGAAAC GAATACCTCCACGGGCCCACTCTCGAGATTCTAGTGATTCTGCTGATGGACGGGCCACACCCTCTGAGAACCTTGTACCCTCATCTGCTCGTGTGGATAAGCCCCCCAGCGTGCTGCCCTACTTCAATCGCCCTCCTTCAGCCCTTCCCCTGATGggtctgcccccacccccaattccACCCCCACCACCTCTCTCTTCAAGCTTTGgggtccctcctcctcctcctggcatcCACTACCAGCATCTCATGCCCCCCCCTCCTCGATTACCTCCTCATCTGGCTGTACCTCCCCCCGGGGCCATTCCACCTGCCCTTCACCTCAATCCAGCCTTCTTCCCCCCACCAAATGCTACAGTGGGGCCTCCACCAGATACTTACATGAAGGCCTCAACACCCTATAACCACCATGGCAG CCGAGATTCGGGCCCTCCGCCCTCTACAGTGAGTGAAGCTGAATTTGAAGAGATCATGAAGCGAAACAGAGCAATTTCCAGCAGTGCCATTTCCAAAGCAGTGTCTGGAGCCAGTGCAG GGGATTACAGTGATGCAATTGAGACCCTGCTCACAGCCATTGCCGTTATCAAACAGTCCCGGGTCGCCAATGATGAGCGTTGCCGTGTCCTCATCTCCTCTCTTAAGGACTGTCTTCATGGCATTGAGGCCAAGTCCTACAGTGTGGGTGCCAGCGGGAGCTCTTCCAG GAAAAGACATCGGTCCAGGGAAAGGTCACCCAGCCGGTCCCGGGAAAGCAGCAGAAGGCACCGGGATCTGCTTCATAATGAAGATCGACATGATGATTATTTCCAAGAAAGGAACCGGGAGCATGAGAGACATCGGGATAGAGAGCGGGACCGGCACCACTGA
- the Cpsf7 gene encoding cleavage and polyadenylation specificity factor subunit 7 isoform X3: MWTTDQQLIQVIRSIGVYDVVELKFAENRANGQSKGYAEVVVASENSVHKLLELLPGKVLNGEKVDVRPATRQNLSQFEAQARKRECVRVPRGGIPPRAHSRDSSDSADGRATPSENLVPSSARVDKPPSVLPYFNRPPSALPLMGLPPPPIPPPPPLSSSFGVPPPPPGIHYQHLMPPPPRLPPHLAVPPPGAIPPALHLNPAFFPPPNATVGPPPDTYMKASTPYNHHGSRDSGPPPSTVSEAEFEEIMKRNRAISSSAISKAVSGASAGDYSDAIETLLTAIAVIKQSRVANDERCRVLISSLKDCLHGIEAKSYSVGASGSSSRKRHRSRERSPSRSRESSRRHRDLLHNEDRHDDYFQERNREHERHRDRERDRHH, from the exons ATG TGGACCACAGACCAGCAGCTGATCCAGGTTATTCGCTCTATAGGAGTCTACGATGTGGTGGAGTTGAAATTTGCAGAGAATCGAGCAAATGGACAGTCCAAAGG gtATGCTGAGGTGGTGGTAGCCTCTGAAAACTCTGTTCACAAATTATTAGAACTACTGCCTGGAAAagttcttaatggagaaaaagtggATGTGAGGCCAGCCACCCGACAGAACCTGTCACAGTTTGAGGCACAGGCTCGGAAACGTGAGTGCGTCCGAGTCCCAAGAGGGG GAATACCTCCACGGGCCCACTCTCGAGATTCTAGTGATTCTGCTGATGGACGGGCCACACCCTCTGAGAACCTTGTACCCTCATCTGCTCGTGTGGATAAGCCCCCCAGCGTGCTGCCCTACTTCAATCGCCCTCCTTCAGCCCTTCCCCTGATGggtctgcccccacccccaattccACCCCCACCACCTCTCTCTTCAAGCTTTGgggtccctcctcctcctcctggcatcCACTACCAGCATCTCATGCCCCCCCCTCCTCGATTACCTCCTCATCTGGCTGTACCTCCCCCCGGGGCCATTCCACCTGCCCTTCACCTCAATCCAGCCTTCTTCCCCCCACCAAATGCTACAGTGGGGCCTCCACCAGATACTTACATGAAGGCCTCAACACCCTATAACCACCATGGCAG CCGAGATTCGGGCCCTCCGCCCTCTACAGTGAGTGAAGCTGAATTTGAAGAGATCATGAAGCGAAACAGAGCAATTTCCAGCAGTGCCATTTCCAAAGCAGTGTCTGGAGCCAGTGCAG GGGATTACAGTGATGCAATTGAGACCCTGCTCACAGCCATTGCCGTTATCAAACAGTCCCGGGTCGCCAATGATGAGCGTTGCCGTGTCCTCATCTCCTCTCTTAAGGACTGTCTTCATGGCATTGAGGCCAAGTCCTACAGTGTGGGTGCCAGCGGGAGCTCTTCCAG GAAAAGACATCGGTCCAGGGAAAGGTCACCCAGCCGGTCCCGGGAAAGCAGCAGAAGGCACCGGGATCTGCTTCATAATGAAGATCGACATGATGATTATTTCCAAGAAAGGAACCGGGAGCATGAGAGACATCGGGATAGAGAGCGGGACCGGCACCACTGA